DNA from Kitasatospora herbaricolor:
ATCAGCCGCACCGTCCACCCCCAGACCCCGCCCCGCGTCGTCTACGGCCTCCTCCCGCGCGGACGCGAGCTCGCCGACCTCGTCGCACCGCTCGGCCGCTGGACCGAGCTCAACACCCCCGCGATGCTCGCCGCCCGCGAGGACTTCGACAGCACCCACGAGGACGCCCACGACCCCGCCTCCGACGACGCCCACGATCCCGCGCACCACCCCCACCACGCCGGCTGAGACCACCGGCCCCACCGATTTCACTTTCCGGCCGACGACCATGTACTGTCTTCCTTGTTCGACCGGTTCGCCCCTATAGCTCAGTCGGTAGAGCGTCTCCATGGTAAGGAGAAGGTCTGCGGTTCGATTCCGCATGGGGGCTCGGAAAAGAAGGACCCTCGCCAACGGCGAGGGTCCTTCTTCGTGTTCCGGGCGCTACCGTGGAGCACCCGCACGGCGCCCTGGCGGATCGCGTACGGAATGCGCTCTGATGGTGCGTCACGCGCGGCCCCCGGCCCCGGGCGGGCGCCGCCCGCCGCGGCAACGGGCCGGACAGGCACCGCCGGACGGGACAGGGAGGCCGCCGTGGGAGTTCGGCTCGTAGTGGTCGACGACCACCGACTGCTGGCCGAAGCACTGGCCACCGCCCTGCAACTGCGCGGACACCGCCTGCTCGCCGTCGGCTCACCCGCCGGCGCCGCCTTCGACCTCCTGGCCGGCCGCCGCCCCGAAGTCTGCCTGCTCGGCATCGCCGGCCCCGGCGAACCCGGCGCCTTCGACGTCGTCCGGCGGATCCGCCGCGAACGCCCCGAGATCGCCGTCATCGTCCTCGGCCCCCTCGGTGAACTACGCGGCGTCGCCGCCGCCTTCGCCGCCGGCGCCGCCGGCTACGTCCGCAGCGACGAACGCATCGACGTCGTCGAACGAGCCGTCGCCCGCGTCCGCGGCGGCGAAGCCGCCGTCACCGCCGACCTGCTCCGCGGCGCCTTCGACCAACTGCTGCGCCCGGCCTTGGAGCCCGACGACGAGGCCCTGCGGCTGCTCCGCTCGCTGACCCGGCGTGAGATCCAGGTCCTGGTGCGGATCGCGGAGGGCGAGGACACCCAGGCCATCGCGACCGGGATGGGGATCGCGCCCAGCACCGCCCGGACCCATGTGCAGCGGGTGCTCACGAAGCTCGGCGCGCGGACCAGGCTGGAGGCGGCCGCGGTGGCCGCCCGCACCGGACTGCTGGAGCGGATGCCCCGCGGCTGAGGGGCCCGAGTGCGAACCGTCCCGTTGCCGCCCTTTCGTGCGGGGCGGCACGCGTCGGCGGCCGGCGGTGCCTGACGGCGTCCCGTGGCGTCCCATGACGCCCGTTGGCGCACCCTCCGACCCCCGTCCCGTCCGGTGGGCGGATTTCCGGGGCCGCTGAATGTTGTCTGATGATGATAAATGTTCCATTATGTTTGATGTAGGCCGATGCTCGGTCCGGCGCCGGGGGCAACCGGGGCCGCCGGGAATCCGTCGTACGGTAGGGCCCAAGTTCCTCGCCGGGGCGCGATCCGGCCTGGCGAAGCGTTCATCACCGGTCCGTCGCGCCGAGCACGGACCGCCTGCGGGAGGTCAAAGCAATGAGCAAGTACCTGGTCACCGGTGGCGCCGGCTACGTGGGCAGCGTCGTGGCCGCCCACCTGCTGGAGGCGGGCCACCAGGTCACCGTCCTGGACGACCTCTCCACCGGCTTCCGCGAGGGCGTCCCCGCCGGCGCCGACTTCGTCCGGGGCCGGATCCAGGACGCAGCCGACGTGCTCGACTCCTCCTACGAGGGCGTGCTGCACTTCGCCGCCTCCTCCCAGGTCGGCGAGTCCGTGCAGGACCCGGAGAAGTACTGGCGCAACAACGTGGCGGGCTCGCTGGAGCTGGTCTCGGCGATGCGCAAGGCCGGTGTCGGCAAGCTGGTCTTCTCCTCGACCGCCGCCGTCTACGGCGAGCCCGAGAGCGTCCCGATCGCCGAGACCGCCCGGACCTCCCCGACCAGCACCTACGGCGCCACCAAGCTCGCCGTCGACCACCTGATCACCAGTGAGGCCGTCGCCCACGGCCTGGCCGCCGTCTCGCTGCGCTACTTCAACGTGGCCGGCGCCTACGGCAGCTACGGCGAGCGGCACGACCCCGAGTCGCACCTCATCCCGCTGGTCTTCCAGGCCGCCCTCGGCCGGCGCCCGCACATCGCCGTCTACGGGGACGACTACCCCACGCCGGACGGCACCTGCATCCGCGACTACATCCACGTCGCCGACCTCGCCGAGGCGCACCTGCTCGCGCTCGGCGCCGCCACCTCCGGCGAGCACCTGATCT
Protein-coding regions in this window:
- a CDS encoding LuxR C-terminal-related transcriptional regulator: MGVRLVVVDDHRLLAEALATALQLRGHRLLAVGSPAGAAFDLLAGRRPEVCLLGIAGPGEPGAFDVVRRIRRERPEIAVIVLGPLGELRGVAAAFAAGAAGYVRSDERIDVVERAVARVRGGEAAVTADLLRGAFDQLLRPALEPDDEALRLLRSLTRREIQVLVRIAEGEDTQAIATGMGIAPSTARTHVQRVLTKLGARTRLEAAAVAARTGLLERMPRG
- the galE gene encoding UDP-glucose 4-epimerase GalE; amino-acid sequence: MSKYLVTGGAGYVGSVVAAHLLEAGHQVTVLDDLSTGFREGVPAGADFVRGRIQDAADVLDSSYEGVLHFAASSQVGESVQDPEKYWRNNVAGSLELVSAMRKAGVGKLVFSSTAAVYGEPESVPIAETARTSPTSTYGATKLAVDHLITSEAVAHGLAAVSLRYFNVAGAYGSYGERHDPESHLIPLVFQAALGRRPHIAVYGDDYPTPDGTCIRDYIHVADLAEAHLLALGAATSGEHLICNLGNGSGFSVREVIESVRRVTGREIPVVTSGRRPGDPAVLVASAARAHESLGWTPRRPELDEIVADAWRFTLELAAGRQDG